A genomic segment from Leptolyngbya boryana PCC 6306 encodes:
- a CDS encoding YiaA/YiaB family inner membrane protein — MQKYDSSTQAHSSAWIFQSWASFVISLSATTIGICYLPVDGWVKGYIGMGTIFTVASTFSVAKTTRDMHEAKRIISRVDEAKLERMLAEHDPFNK, encoded by the coding sequence ATGCAAAAGTATGATAGTTCCACTCAAGCTCACAGCAGCGCTTGGATTTTTCAGTCTTGGGCATCGTTTGTGATTTCACTGTCAGCGACGACGATCGGGATTTGTTATCTCCCGGTTGATGGCTGGGTGAAAGGTTACATCGGCATGGGAACGATTTTCACAGTGGCATCTACCTTTAGCGTGGCAAAGACGACTCGCGATATGCACGAAGCGAAACGAATCATTTCACGAGTCGATGAAGCGAAATTAGAACGAATGTTAGCGGAACACGATCCCTTCAATAAGTAG
- a CDS encoding NAD(P)/FAD-dependent oxidoreductase: protein MEPVTTPPKHRVVIIGGGFGGLYAAQSLNRADVEVTLIDKRNFHLFQPLLYQVATGTLSPADISSPLRSVLSRQKNARVLMEEAIDIDPENHQVVTRRGTIPYDSLIVATGASHHYFGNDQWKDDAPGLKTVEDAVEMRRRIFSAFEAAEKETDPEKRRSLLTFMVVGAGPTGVEIAGAIAELAKETLKNDFRSIDTTEAQILLVEGLDRVLPPYPADLSVKAAESLEKLGVTVRTKTKVINIDGETVTLEYNDEREVISAKTIIWAAGVKASGVGRVISDRTGASLDRAGRVMVEPDMSVPNHPNIFVIGDLAHWADSEGKPLPGIAPVAMQAGKFVAKLIKARVENKTLPVFKYQDLGSLAVIAQNKAVANVGGFHLSGFIAWFIWIVAHVYFLIEFDNKLVVMIQWAWNYITRARGARIITGGVPTPIEAPPARPRQETPVEV, encoded by the coding sequence ATGGAACCTGTGACAACACCGCCCAAGCATCGTGTGGTTATTATCGGGGGTGGATTTGGGGGCTTATATGCCGCTCAAAGCCTCAACCGCGCCGATGTTGAAGTAACGCTCATTGATAAACGCAATTTTCATCTGTTCCAACCGCTCCTCTATCAAGTTGCGACTGGGACACTTTCGCCAGCGGACATTTCTTCACCGCTGCGCTCTGTGCTCAGCCGTCAGAAAAATGCTCGCGTTTTGATGGAAGAAGCGATCGATATTGATCCTGAGAATCATCAAGTTGTGACTCGACGTGGCACGATTCCTTACGACAGCTTAATCGTGGCAACGGGTGCAAGCCATCACTACTTTGGCAATGACCAATGGAAAGACGATGCACCGGGTCTGAAGACGGTCGAAGATGCAGTCGAAATGCGTCGCCGGATTTTCTCGGCATTTGAAGCAGCCGAGAAAGAGACTGATCCCGAAAAGCGCCGATCGCTGCTGACCTTTATGGTCGTGGGTGCGGGTCCAACCGGAGTTGAGATTGCAGGCGCGATCGCAGAACTTGCAAAAGAAACGCTGAAGAATGATTTTCGGAGCATCGATACGACAGAAGCTCAAATTCTGCTCGTTGAAGGCTTGGATCGAGTTTTGCCTCCGTATCCGGCTGATTTGTCGGTCAAAGCGGCTGAATCCCTTGAAAAACTAGGGGTAACGGTGCGGACGAAGACCAAGGTGATCAACATCGATGGCGAAACCGTGACGTTGGAATACAACGACGAGCGGGAAGTAATTTCTGCCAAGACGATCATTTGGGCGGCTGGGGTGAAAGCCTCAGGCGTAGGTCGAGTGATTTCTGATCGGACTGGGGCATCACTCGATCGCGCTGGTCGGGTGATGGTTGAGCCGGATATGAGTGTTCCGAATCATCCAAATATCTTCGTGATTGGCGATTTAGCACACTGGGCAGATTCAGAAGGCAAACCGTTGCCTGGGATTGCCCCCGTCGCAATGCAAGCAGGAAAATTTGTTGCCAAATTGATCAAGGCGCGAGTCGAGAATAAAACACTACCCGTGTTTAAATACCAAGACTTGGGCAGCCTTGCAGTCATTGCACAAAATAAAGCCGTTGCGAATGTCGGCGGATTCCACCTGTCGGGATTCATCGCCTGGTTTATTTGGATTGTGGCACACGTTTACTTCCTGATCGAGTTTGATAATAAGCTCGTCGTGATGATTCAGTGGGCGTGGAACTATATCACTCGGGCACGCGGGGCGCGGATTATTACAGGAGGGGTTCCAACACCTATAGAAGCTCCACCTGCAAGACCCAGACAAGAAACTCCGGTCGAGGTGTAA
- a CDS encoding 16S rRNA (uracil(1498)-N(3))-methyltransferase, with product MSQLQRLVIVESQVKGSIVALSSEQQHYLQRVLRLKNGDRFIALDGKGQTWAAILESDQATLIESIHASSELTVSVTLMLALPKTGFDDVVRQVTELGVSCIVPVISDRTLLNPSGNKLDRWRRIAQEAAEQSERQIVPTILEPLPFKTALDLQADSKYLCAERGSSQHLLNCELGKSVMIAIGCEGGWTAQEIELAIAKQYQPVTLGKRILRAVTAPVTALSLIAGMVESRAASED from the coding sequence ATGTCCCAACTCCAAAGGCTAGTGATTGTTGAATCTCAGGTCAAAGGTTCAATCGTTGCTTTATCTTCAGAACAGCAGCATTATCTTCAACGCGTGTTGAGATTGAAAAATGGCGATCGCTTTATTGCACTCGATGGCAAAGGTCAAACTTGGGCTGCCATTCTAGAATCAGATCAAGCCACATTGATTGAATCAATTCACGCATCATCAGAGCTAACAGTCTCGGTCACGTTGATGTTAGCGCTGCCGAAAACCGGATTTGATGACGTAGTTCGACAAGTAACCGAACTCGGTGTCAGTTGTATCGTGCCCGTGATCAGCGATCGCACGTTACTCAATCCCAGTGGTAATAAACTCGATCGCTGGCGGCGCATTGCTCAAGAAGCTGCTGAACAATCCGAGCGGCAAATTGTGCCCACGATTTTAGAACCGTTGCCCTTCAAAACTGCATTAGATCTGCAAGCTGATTCAAAATATCTCTGTGCCGAGCGCGGCTCCTCTCAGCATTTACTCAATTGTGAGTTGGGCAAATCGGTCATGATCGCGATCGGCTGTGAAGGCGGTTGGACAGCGCAAGAAATTGAACTGGCGATCGCAAAACAATATCAGCCTGTCACATTAGGAAAACGCATTTTAAGAGCAGTCACGGCTCCGGTCACAGCCCTTTCTCTGATTGCCGGAATGGTAGAAAGCCGCGCTGCGAGTGAAGACTAG
- a CDS encoding tetratricopeptide repeat protein, which translates to MSLDQIAAAFDRRDYNLAARLLKEFLKESPQNPWGHIYKARLYEVSEHFENATAIYQQLLKSVTHPKIVSHARQGLQRIEARLQVKRQQAIAAAKSDPQNTEPGLLILEAIAPEIRAQAAKALAQIMNLDVYTARLHLPNRGWKIYRLGAIGEMNLYTEQLRTANIPAFCVTEVDLQQVSVFEVQYFEDYAPQAIVVCQNQQGQLGSLSFDWSEVSQRVEGQLPILENVTDVILGREVKRRSKAETLDYLQVYDLHLPKRRCILRMCDWRYQFDQGIEFGAMGDATIELDQAMNRQHWNSLKNFLNEQLLKQPLWADFSSFGETAIEFPMLLERLPAHVQEYDHALWSSAFHLYSSLAFNRDAHR; encoded by the coding sequence ATGTCGCTGGATCAAATTGCTGCGGCGTTCGATCGTCGAGATTACAATCTTGCCGCTCGTTTGCTAAAAGAATTCCTCAAAGAATCACCTCAAAACCCTTGGGGGCATATCTACAAAGCGCGTTTGTACGAAGTGTCAGAACATTTTGAAAATGCAACAGCAATCTACCAGCAACTGTTGAAAAGTGTCACACATCCGAAAATTGTGTCTCACGCGCGGCAAGGACTGCAACGCATTGAAGCGCGATTACAAGTCAAACGTCAACAAGCGATCGCGGCCGCCAAATCTGATCCTCAAAATACAGAACCGGGCTTATTGATTCTTGAAGCGATCGCGCCGGAAATTCGTGCTCAAGCGGCAAAAGCTCTGGCTCAAATCATGAATTTGGATGTGTACACGGCTCGATTGCACCTACCAAATCGCGGTTGGAAGATTTATCGCTTAGGTGCGATCGGAGAAATGAATCTCTACACCGAACAACTCAGAACCGCGAATATTCCGGCATTCTGCGTAACTGAGGTCGATTTACAACAGGTTTCAGTCTTTGAAGTGCAGTATTTTGAAGACTATGCGCCTCAAGCGATCGTGGTTTGTCAAAATCAGCAAGGACAACTAGGCTCACTGAGCTTTGATTGGTCAGAAGTGAGTCAGCGAGTTGAGGGACAGTTACCGATTCTAGAAAATGTAACCGATGTCATCCTAGGCAGAGAAGTTAAACGACGCAGTAAAGCAGAAACGTTGGACTATCTGCAAGTGTATGATCTGCATCTACCAAAGCGTCGTTGTATTCTGCGCATGTGTGATTGGCGCTATCAGTTTGATCAAGGGATTGAATTTGGCGCAATGGGAGATGCCACGATCGAACTTGATCAAGCGATGAATCGCCAGCACTGGAATAGCTTGAAAAACTTCCTAAATGAGCAGCTTCTCAAACAGCCGTTATGGGCAGATTTTAGTAGCTTTGGAGAAACCGCGATCGAGTTTCCAATGTTGCTCGAAAGGTTGCCTGCTCATGTGCAAGAGTACGATCACGCCCTTTGGAGTTCCGCCTTTCATCTCTATAGCAGTCTTGCTTTTAATCGTGATGCTCACCGATAG
- a CDS encoding DUF433 domain-containing protein, which translates to MLPIKLDRITSNPKRMNGQPCIRNLRLTVRRVIELLAIYPDREELNINH; encoded by the coding sequence GTGCTTCCCATAAAGTTAGATCGTATTACCAGTAATCCGAAGCGGATGAATGGACAACCCTGCATTCGTAATCTCCGCCTTACTGTTCGTCGGGTAATCGAGCTACTGGCAATTTATCCCGATCGAGAAGAACTCAACATTAACCATTAA
- a CDS encoding helix-turn-helix domain-containing protein gives MPAAYSVDLRQRILDAYEAKEGSQRQLAKRFKVSLSFVRDLMRHYREQKTVQPKPHGGGAVAKIGVKEQALIADWLKQQPDLVLWELCERLEQECAVQVGISTMWRVLEQMNLSVKKNI, from the coding sequence ATGCCTGCTGCCTACTCGGTCGATTTACGCCAACGCATTCTGGATGCTTACGAGGCGAAAGAAGGAAGTCAACGCCAACTGGCAAAACGGTTCAAGGTCAGCTTGTCGTTTGTGCGAGACTTGATGCGCCACTACCGAGAGCAGAAGACGGTGCAACCTAAACCGCATGGGGGTGGAGCCGTCGCAAAAATCGGTGTGAAGGAGCAAGCCCTGATTGCCGACTGGTTGAAACAGCAACCTGACCTTGTGTTGTGGGAATTGTGTGAGCGACTCGAACAAGAATGTGCTGTTCAAGTCGGCATCTCGACGATGTGGCGAGTGCTGGAGCAGATGAACCTGAGCGTCAAAAAAAACATTTAG
- a CDS encoding IS630 family transposase, whose translation MQALRFAFRHWSFSIDLRNLVFVDEAGIHLGMTQMNGRAAKGERVHDVRPRNVGQNISLTGAIGLEGLIATMTILGSVNTEVFVVYLLEVLIPQLWVGAIVVMDNLPVHHAQRVRQAIESAGAQLVFLPPYSPDLSPIEWCWSKLKQLLRSAKARSLEALNQALTEIVTEKISEEDAIAWFAHCGLFI comes from the coding sequence GTGCAAGCGCTACGTTTTGCATTCCGACATTGGAGCTTCAGCATTGACCTTCGCAATCTGGTCTTTGTCGATGAAGCAGGCATTCATTTGGGCATGACCCAAATGAATGGTCGTGCTGCGAAGGGAGAGCGAGTGCATGATGTCCGTCCACGCAATGTTGGACAAAACATCTCGTTGACTGGTGCCATTGGACTAGAAGGACTCATTGCGACAATGACGATTCTGGGTAGTGTCAATACCGAGGTCTTTGTCGTCTACTTGCTCGAAGTGTTGATCCCGCAACTTTGGGTCGGAGCAATTGTGGTCATGGATAATCTTCCTGTGCATCATGCTCAACGAGTTCGGCAAGCGATTGAATCTGCTGGCGCACAACTTGTCTTCCTGCCACCTTATTCTCCAGACTTATCTCCGATTGAGTGGTGTTGGTCGAAACTCAAGCAGTTACTACGCTCTGCTAAAGCCCGATCTTTGGAAGCTCTCAATCAAGCTTTGACTGAGATTGTGACTGAAAAAATCTCGGAGGAGGATGCAATCGCTTGGTTCGCTCATTGTGGCTTATTCATTTAG
- a CDS encoding ShlB/FhaC/HecB family hemolysin secretion/activation protein codes for MSSQSPWTLASLNFLGVLTLAGLSFQDIALANVPDSLAVYVGNVASRPRNLEKLKAEIPAEGSTESKSSTAPSTTSSTESETTSSTTSSSELSAPEVLPAPKLPELESTETATATFRVDRFDITGSTIFKPEDFQSATAPYVGRDLTFTDLLQARAAITKLYTDRGYTTTGALIEPQTMEDGVVKVQVVEGTLEDVKVNGNHRLNADYIRKRIQLGAGAPLNVARLLENLQQLRLDPRISNVSADLQSGVRPGTNLLQVDVQEADSFSVSTSFDNGRSPSVGSFRRKLELREGNLLGFGDALTFGYSNTRGSNTIDLNYTVPVNARNGALWFSYGSGRNNVIEEPFSVLDIQSKSRYYEFGFRQPLLQRPTKDLAIGLVFSRQESQTELGLDGIGGFPLSPGADSEGRTKVSALRFFQEYTQRSTQHVFALRSQFSLGLNWLNATVNENAPDSRFFSWRGQGQWLRQVAPETLFLVRGDVQLSGDSMLPLEQFGLGGQMTVRGFRQDALLTDSGALLSAEFRFPIARSRNLGTFQLAPFIDLGTGWNIGSANPESNTLLGAGLGLIWRQSDRMSVRLDWGIPITSSGGDKRSLQEKGLYFSVNYTPF; via the coding sequence ATGTCTTCCCAATCCCCCTGGACGCTTGCTTCTTTGAATTTTCTGGGCGTACTGACTTTGGCAGGTTTAAGCTTCCAAGATATTGCTCTGGCAAATGTACCGGATAGCCTTGCCGTTTACGTTGGTAACGTAGCATCCCGCCCTAGAAATCTTGAAAAGCTTAAAGCTGAGATTCCTGCTGAAGGTTCGACCGAATCCAAATCTTCGACTGCACCTTCAACTACATCTTCGACTGAATCCGAAACTACATCTTCAACTACATCCTCATCAGAATTGTCGGCTCCTGAAGTGCTCCCTGCACCCAAGCTTCCAGAGCTAGAATCGACCGAAACTGCAACTGCAACTTTCCGAGTCGATCGCTTTGACATCACAGGCAGCACAATCTTCAAACCCGAAGATTTCCAATCCGCAACAGCTCCTTATGTCGGGCGAGATCTTACCTTTACGGATCTGCTCCAAGCACGAGCAGCCATCACCAAGCTCTATACGGATCGCGGATACACTACCACTGGCGCATTGATCGAACCCCAAACAATGGAAGACGGGGTTGTCAAGGTTCAAGTTGTGGAAGGGACGCTCGAAGATGTCAAAGTCAATGGAAACCACCGATTAAACGCAGACTACATTCGCAAGCGAATTCAGCTTGGTGCAGGTGCGCCGCTTAATGTTGCTCGCTTGCTCGAAAATCTTCAGCAGCTTCGTCTCGATCCACGAATCAGTAACGTTTCTGCGGATTTACAATCGGGAGTTCGCCCGGGCACAAACTTACTGCAAGTAGATGTCCAAGAGGCAGATAGTTTTAGCGTTAGCACTTCATTTGATAATGGTCGCTCTCCTAGTGTTGGCAGTTTCCGCCGTAAGTTAGAACTGCGAGAAGGTAATCTACTAGGTTTCGGTGATGCGCTGACGTTTGGCTACTCTAATACGCGAGGCAGTAATACGATCGATTTAAACTATACAGTCCCAGTCAATGCCCGGAATGGGGCACTCTGGTTTAGCTATGGCTCCGGTCGTAACAATGTGATTGAAGAACCTTTTAGTGTTCTTGATATTCAATCAAAATCGCGATATTACGAATTTGGGTTTCGTCAACCGTTGCTTCAACGTCCTACTAAAGATTTAGCGATCGGATTGGTTTTCTCTCGTCAAGAAAGCCAAACAGAACTCGGGTTAGATGGCATCGGTGGCTTTCCACTGTCTCCGGGTGCAGACTCAGAGGGACGCACGAAAGTTTCTGCACTGCGATTTTTCCAGGAGTATACACAGCGGAGTACGCAGCATGTATTTGCGTTGCGATCGCAGTTTAGCTTAGGACTCAACTGGCTGAATGCGACCGTGAACGAGAACGCTCCTGATAGTCGCTTCTTTTCTTGGCGGGGGCAAGGTCAATGGCTGAGACAAGTTGCACCTGAAACCTTGTTCTTAGTTCGGGGTGATGTGCAACTTTCGGGCGATTCGATGCTGCCGCTGGAGCAGTTTGGCTTGGGTGGGCAAATGACGGTGCGCGGCTTCCGTCAAGATGCACTGTTAACGGATAGTGGGGCATTGTTGTCGGCTGAGTTTCGGTTTCCGATTGCCCGATCGCGTAATCTCGGAACTTTCCAACTGGCTCCTTTCATTGATTTAGGCACAGGCTGGAACATTGGCAGCGCAAATCCTGAATCCAATACGCTCTTAGGTGCAGGGCTAGGATTGATTTGGCGACAGAGCGATCGTATGTCGGTTCGACTGGATTGGGGGATTCCAATTACGTCTTCTGGGGGCGATAAGCGATCGCTACAAGAGAAAGGACTCTACTTCTCAGTTAACTATACTCCGTTCTAA
- a CDS encoding RNA recognition motif domain-containing protein, translating to MSVRLYVGNLPEDLSRQDLEAAFADAGEGVTAKLITDRKTGKCRGFGFVTVKTDELADQFIEKYNGVSIKDNAIKIEKALPRTKDKADEPEAAASNAGGSSAKRSKGGNNNNKARRSTTPAGDSDSVQPDPRWAQELEKLKQMLATQATNS from the coding sequence ATGTCAGTTCGTTTATATGTGGGTAATTTACCCGAAGATTTAAGCCGTCAAGACCTCGAAGCTGCATTTGCGGATGCAGGGGAAGGCGTTACGGCAAAGCTGATCACCGATCGTAAAACGGGTAAATGTCGTGGCTTCGGCTTCGTCACCGTCAAAACTGATGAGTTGGCAGATCAATTCATCGAGAAATACAACGGAGTCAGCATCAAAGACAACGCGATCAAGATTGAGAAAGCGTTGCCTCGTACCAAAGATAAGGCAGATGAACCTGAAGCAGCAGCTTCAAATGCTGGTGGATCTTCGGCAAAACGCAGTAAAGGCGGCAATAACAATAACAAAGCTCGCCGTTCGACGACTCCTGCTGGCGATTCGGATTCGGTTCAACCTGATCCACGTTGGGCACAAGAGTTGGAAAAACTCAAACAGATGTTGGCGACTCAAGCTACCAACTCTTAA
- a CDS encoding zinc metalloprotease HtpX, translating to MSSFPESASRLEGLEAGLAALQSENYPGAIAQLSEFLASASDLDQPDALKARIGIIRAKIQSGQTESAIALCQELQHSQNEQARAWATQTIAKLTPVETGFVPIEPKQKTRRKRVQQAQPIQQVQPIQETQESSSASSQAALAQPEKTQHVWQNAGRAQRWQPLRRLNPARLQWAEMGTVVMLFLTLYGVWSAAIAASWFWFRVQRWLNLSPLIPEGEVPALGLGLSLVIAFIASPWILDAILKQFYGLKPLSTAALTRYSAESYRLLQRFSQQQKVPMPKLGILPTQAPISFTYGCFRKFARIVVSQGLFDSLTEEEIAAIYGYELGHIAQWDFIWMSLIAVALQIPYILYQQCAIASDSLKAIRIQNAFSTKLFQVLSAVASIISALSYGFFSLFRYSGLWLSRQRIVYSDRQACNLTGNPNALARALVKIAIATDETIQHEKRTPAVLESFELLSPISYRSATTLASLFKHLPISTLFQWEQANRNRIELMLNQSHSLLGIRLNQLMNYCQEWHITPEFEIDSSVVENRKRNLVELAPWLGLMLGNVIALLLWSIAYLLHSRGIYQLNWLASDYSLFTAFSLIGFGLGMLVRFNRFFPESQTEQTHLIRFLTQPTLTPIDSPKIRLEGRLIGRTGTRNQLGQDLILQTESGLIPLNYCSQFGAIGNLFYRFPIGQPVVVTGWLRRNATPSVDVETLHSRSLLRSGHQTWSVAIAMATILLGLLQIL from the coding sequence ATGTCTTCTTTTCCGGAATCGGCTTCTCGTTTAGAAGGGCTAGAAGCAGGATTGGCAGCGCTTCAGAGCGAAAATTACCCAGGCGCGATCGCGCAACTTTCAGAATTTCTGGCATCTGCATCGGATCTCGATCAACCTGATGCGTTAAAGGCGCGAATTGGCATCATTCGAGCCAAAATCCAGAGTGGACAGACCGAAAGCGCGATCGCACTCTGTCAAGAACTCCAGCACAGCCAGAACGAACAAGCACGGGCTTGGGCAACTCAAACGATCGCTAAACTCACGCCTGTCGAAACAGGATTTGTTCCGATCGAGCCGAAACAGAAAACGCGGCGAAAACGAGTGCAGCAAGCTCAGCCGATTCAGCAAGTTCAGCCGATTCAGGAAACCCAGGAATCTAGCAGCGCATCGTCTCAAGCCGCGCTGGCTCAACCCGAAAAAACTCAGCATGTTTGGCAAAATGCCGGACGCGCACAACGCTGGCAACCCTTGCGCCGCCTGAATCCTGCTCGTCTGCAATGGGCAGAAATGGGCACAGTCGTGATGCTTTTTCTCACACTCTACGGGGTCTGGTCAGCCGCGATCGCAGCGTCTTGGTTTTGGTTTCGGGTGCAGCGATGGTTAAATCTGAGTCCACTCATTCCAGAGGGCGAAGTTCCTGCACTAGGCTTAGGTTTGAGTCTCGTCATTGCCTTCATTGCCTCCCCGTGGATTTTAGATGCGATTCTGAAGCAGTTTTATGGACTCAAGCCTCTGTCTACTGCTGCACTGACTCGTTATAGTGCGGAATCTTACCGATTACTTCAACGCTTTTCTCAACAGCAAAAAGTTCCGATGCCAAAACTCGGGATTTTGCCAACTCAAGCGCCAATCTCTTTTACTTATGGCTGTTTTCGTAAATTCGCTCGAATTGTCGTGAGTCAAGGATTATTCGACAGTTTAACTGAAGAAGAAATTGCTGCAATTTATGGATATGAATTAGGTCATATTGCTCAATGGGATTTTATCTGGATGTCGCTGATTGCAGTTGCGCTACAAATTCCTTACATCTTGTATCAACAGTGCGCGATCGCGAGCGATTCACTGAAAGCTATTCGGATTCAAAATGCTTTTTCAACTAAATTGTTTCAAGTTTTAAGTGCGGTAGCTTCGATCATTTCTGCACTTTCATATGGATTCTTTTCGCTTTTTCGTTACTCAGGATTGTGGCTATCTAGACAACGAATTGTCTATAGCGATCGCCAAGCTTGCAATTTAACGGGCAATCCAAATGCATTAGCTCGCGCCCTAGTCAAAATTGCGATCGCGACTGACGAAACAATTCAGCACGAAAAGCGAACTCCTGCTGTGCTAGAAAGCTTTGAGTTACTTAGTCCAATCAGCTATCGCAGCGCTACTACACTCGCCAGCTTATTCAAGCATCTTCCGATCTCTACCCTATTTCAATGGGAACAAGCGAATCGAAATCGCATTGAACTTATGCTGAATCAGTCCCATTCGCTCTTGGGAATTCGCCTCAATCAACTCATGAATTATTGTCAGGAATGGCACATCACACCCGAGTTTGAAATTGATTCTTCTGTCGTCGAGAATCGCAAGCGAAATCTTGTTGAGCTTGCACCTTGGTTAGGACTGATGCTCGGCAATGTGATCGCACTACTCTTATGGAGTATTGCTTATCTCCTCCATAGCCGTGGCATTTATCAACTCAATTGGCTTGCGAGTGACTATAGCTTATTTACTGCCTTTTCACTCATCGGCTTCGGTCTAGGAATGCTAGTGCGATTTAATCGATTTTTTCCTGAATCTCAGACCGAACAAACTCATCTCATTCGCTTTCTGACTCAGCCAACGCTCACTCCAATTGATAGCCCGAAAATTCGTCTTGAAGGAAGATTAATCGGGCGTACTGGCACTCGCAATCAACTTGGACAAGATCTAATTTTGCAAACTGAATCCGGTTTAATTCCCTTGAATTACTGCTCGCAATTTGGCGCGATCGGCAATCTCTTCTATCGGTTTCCAATCGGACAACCTGTAGTTGTGACGGGCTGGCTGCGTCGGAATGCCACGCCTTCGGTTGACGTTGAAACACTGCATAGTCGATCGCTCTTGCGAAGCGGGCATCAAACTTGGTCAGTTGCGATCGCGATGGCTACGATTCTACTTGGACTGCTGCAAATTCTGTAA
- the prfC gene encoding peptide chain release factor 3 — MSIELQSELQEAVERRRNFAIISHPDAGKTTLTEKLLLYGGAIHEAGAVKARRAQRHATSDWMAMEQQRGISITSTVLQFEYQQCQINLLDTPGHQDFSEDTYRTLAAADNAVMLIDAAKGLEPQTRKLFEVCRMRSLPIFTFVNKLDRPGRSPIELMDEIEQELGMQTYAVNYPIGMGDQFKGVFDRRSRKIHLFERSKHGSREAVDTVIDLGDPNIEDLLEKDLYYQFKDELELVEEIGSEFDLEAIHKGQMTPLFFGSAMTNFGVELFLNSFLDYALKPGGHTSTKGEIEPTYPEFSGFVFKLQANMDPKHRDRVAFVRVCSGKFEKDMVVSHARTGKTVRLSRPQKLFAQDREVIEEAYPGDVIGLNNPGVFAIGDTIYNGQKLEYEGIPCFSPELFAYLRNPNPSKFKQFRKGVSELREEGAVQIMYSADEAKRDPILAAVGQLQMEVVQFRLQNEYGVETTVEYLPYTVARWVEGGWEALEKVGRIFNTVTVKDSWQRPVLLFRNEWNCQQLQGDHPELKLSAIAPVVSGQQPVEI; from the coding sequence ATGTCGATCGAACTTCAGTCCGAATTGCAGGAAGCCGTAGAACGGCGACGAAATTTTGCGATTATTTCTCACCCCGACGCTGGGAAAACGACGCTGACCGAAAAGCTGTTGCTGTATGGAGGTGCGATTCATGAAGCGGGTGCGGTGAAGGCTCGTCGTGCCCAACGTCATGCGACTTCAGACTGGATGGCGATGGAGCAACAACGGGGTATTTCGATCACCTCAACTGTGCTGCAATTTGAATATCAGCAGTGTCAGATCAATCTGCTCGATACGCCAGGGCACCAAGATTTTAGTGAAGACACGTATCGCACCTTAGCGGCGGCGGACAATGCCGTGATGTTGATCGACGCAGCTAAAGGTCTAGAACCGCAGACGCGCAAGTTGTTTGAAGTCTGTCGCATGCGATCGCTGCCGATCTTTACCTTTGTCAATAAGCTCGATCGTCCGGGTCGGAGTCCGATTGAACTGATGGACGAAATCGAGCAAGAACTGGGGATGCAAACCTATGCTGTGAATTACCCAATCGGCATGGGCGATCAATTTAAAGGAGTATTCGATCGGCGATCGCGCAAGATTCATTTATTCGAGCGCAGCAAACATGGGAGCCGTGAAGCGGTCGATACTGTTATCGATTTGGGCGATCCGAATATTGAGGATCTGCTAGAGAAAGATCTGTATTACCAATTCAAAGACGAACTGGAATTAGTCGAAGAAATTGGGTCTGAATTTGACCTAGAAGCAATTCACAAAGGGCAAATGACGCCGCTCTTTTTCGGAAGTGCCATGACGAATTTTGGGGTTGAACTATTCTTGAATTCGTTCTTAGATTACGCTTTGAAGCCCGGTGGACATACGAGCACAAAAGGTGAAATTGAACCCACTTATCCGGAGTTCTCGGGTTTTGTCTTCAAGCTGCAAGCGAATATGGACCCGAAACACCGAGATCGCGTTGCCTTTGTGCGAGTCTGTTCGGGCAAGTTTGAAAAAGATATGGTCGTCAGCCATGCTCGAACTGGAAAAACTGTGCGATTGTCTCGTCCTCAAAAGCTATTTGCTCAAGATCGAGAAGTCATTGAAGAGGCATATCCAGGTGATGTGATTGGTTTAAATAATCCCGGCGTTTTCGCGATCGGTGACACGATTTACAACGGTCAAAAGCTCGAATACGAAGGGATTCCTTGCTTTTCGCCAGAATTATTTGCGTATTTGAGAAATCCCAACCCGTCGAAGTTCAAGCAATTCCGCAAAGGAGTGTCAGAACTCCGGGAAGAAGGAGCCGTTCAGATCATGTATTCAGCCGATGAAGCAAAACGAGATCCCATTCTCGCAGCCGTCGGACAGCTTCAAATGGAAGTCGTGCAATTCAGATTGCAGAATGAATACGGCGTGGAGACAACGGTTGAATATTTGCCCTACACGGTTGCTCGCTGGGTAGAGGGTGGCTGGGAAGCGCTCGAAAAAGTCGGGCGAATTTTCAATACGGTCACGGTGAAGGACAGTTGGCAGCGTCCTGTGTTGCTTTTCCGCAATGAGTGGAATTGTCAGCAATTGCAAGGTGATCATCCGGAATTGAAATTGAGTGCGATCGCGCCTGTGGTGTCGGGGCAGCAACCTGTGGAGATTTAG